Part of the Chanodichthys erythropterus isolate Z2021 chromosome 13, ASM2448905v1, whole genome shotgun sequence genome is shown below.
tgCCAAAACGGTTCTATATAAAAGCAAATGTCTACCTTttgcataatactttcatgtttaactggttatttaaatttttctagTCACTTCCTAAAATTACAAATGAATTAAagcaaaattaattaattaaaactaaatccatataGGCTAATGATCCCATGATGGAAACCCCttaaaggttctatatagaaccttttttctaagagtgtatatattattattattattattattatttcatttatttatttattatttatccaCTGAAAGTGCATCGTCAGACTTTTGTGACAGCACAGCAACAAACTTCACTGACAGCCGCATTCCTCCACGATCATGTCCTCGTGGTGGCGCATGACCACACCGTCGCCTTCATAGTACAGCATGGAGAGGGGGCTGAGGCGCGTCGGCGCACATGATGGACAGGTAACGCGCTCCGGATGGTAAAGCTTCAGCAAGCtctggaaagaaagaaagcaacACGCGTTATCACCCCATATAATCCCAAACTGTCCCTTATTTAAACGctgtaacatttttaatttgactACTGTTAAGTATCTCACCTGCATATAGGCGTGGTTTGTTGGGTTGAAAGACTCGTCCAGTGGACTTGGACATTCGCCTTCGCAGCGGTATGCGTTATAACGCTTCGGGTGTACGATCCATTCATCCCATCCAATTTGATCAAAATCCACCCACATATCAACTCGCCGACAGAGCATTCCTTGTTGTTGCTCTATTCCCGTCGCGTTTCTATCGTCCGTCTGAACGCGCATCCTTTCGACCCGGTTCCTTTTGTGGCGCCGACCTTGAGCGGCGTCTGGAGCCCGGTTCAGGATGACATATTTGGAGTGCGCCACTGTATTGATCAAGCTGGAGGCACGTTGGCCACTGTGGGAGAAATTGTTTTTGTAGAAAACTACAATCATAACTCGTTCTGCTGTGGGATGCTGGATTTTTCGTCGCCGACTCTTTGTAGTAACTGGTTCAAGTATGCCTCCCCCGCTTCCAGTGTCTTCCATTAAGTCTTGGCCGCTTCCAGTGTCCTCTCTGTCCACTGGTGTCGGGACCTGCTCGGTCTCTGCTTCCGTTTCCTTATTCAACCAGTGTTCGAGTAGCTCTGTGACATTGAAAACTCTCCAGGTTGAAGTTGGAGTGTCGGGCACCGACTTGATGCTGCCCAGAAAAAGTCTCTTATCGCGACAAAACACCGAGTCCGACTCACAATCCTGTTTGCGCAAGTGGAAGATATCCACAATAACGCGCCTGGATGCAGAAAAGGCGGGAAGACGGATGCGGAGCTCCGAAAGTTGAATATTGTCACTCGCTGAGAGGGAAGACATGTCAAAAGTGACGGTCCATCGCTCTCCAGTTTGGTGACAGTCtggaaaatgaagaaaatgtccGTGTCACATCTTGAAATTAGCTACTAATTAAGGCAATAGAGGGAATAAATACCAAGGAAACTAATGCCGTCCCACAAGACGTACTGATCTTGTGTGAATCGGTTAGcctacactttatttcgatggtccactttagtcATTCTACTAACTAGgctaagtaactttgcaactacatgtcaactaacgcTCAGTAGAGTattagactgtctgcttaatatctgctaacactttatttaatatctgctaacactttatttaatatctgctaacactttatgcTCCCAACGGACATTATAGGCTACTGTCTGTAACTTTGCAAcaacatgtcaacttattctactaactcGAACCCTAAAACCTACACTGCAGTCTactactctaatgagagttagttgacatgcagTTGCAAAGTTAGGCTACTTATAGTAGAATgtcttaaagaattagttcactttcaaatgaaaatcaccccaagctttactcaccctcaagacatcctagatgtatgtgactttcttctttctgatgaacacaatctgagatgtattaataaatatcctgacacatccgagctttataatggcagtgaacgggaccaacgaatatgagctgaagaaagtgtctcagtccatcataaacgtactccacatggctccggggggttaataaaggccttctgaagtgaatcaatgcgtttgagtaagaaaaatatcaatttttaacaagttatgatgTAAATATCTCCGTCAGATTGCCTTCCACATTCTACTTAcgaaaaaaaatggaactggcgttGCATAAGTGTTAAGCtatttccataagttgaatagggaagtcGTAGGatgtaagcgttttgaactgtgagagttttacactttcttcgtaagttgaatacgtaAGGCAgcctggcagaagctagatattttacttcataacttgttaaatatggattttgttttttacacaaatgcattgcttcacttcagaaggcctttattaaccccccagataAGTGTGGAGTACattcatgatggatggatgtggatggagacactttcttcaactcatactcgttggtcctattcactgccattataaagctcggatgcatcaggatatttattaatatccCTCCAAttttgttcatcagaaagaataaagtcatatacatccgGGAGggcttgagtgtgagtaaagcTTGAGGTAAtagaactaatcctttaagtggaCTATCGAAATGAAATATTACTGAATTACCTTCCTTTTTCCCAATAACATATTGAAGATCCATAATATTTGAGGTTGTAGGCTATTGTAGGGGCATATAGCCTATTGGTACGAATTTCGCCATACAATTTAATAGGGTTTCATTTTGGTGTCCTTAACAAGCATTAAGGATTCTTGCAGCGACTCAGTTTTAGCCTATATTAAGAAATATAGCTGAACGAAAAgtgagaaaaataataataaattatattaggctatatataaataaataaattatataaatacgaAGCCTAAATGTAGAATgtctaaattattttttttttattgggaCATTATATGCAACACAATAAGCACATATTAGGCTACAATTTTTCAATAGCGACCGTCCGTAATTCGCAATTTTTACTTTTACACTTCCCATTATTTACGGCgatcaataataaaaaactttaaattgGGTAATAAAATATAACCAGAGTATTTCTGTCAACAGGTTTCGAGAGATTCACTCAGGTTCTGTCAGAGCCAAATGTCAGAGCACTGTCAGGATGGAGGAGCTGCTTGACAAAAGATGTGTATTGAACCTCGCGCTCTAACAGACGTCTGAAGGGCTAATACACACACCCGTGTACATAAAACAGCCAGCTCTTTAAAGTTGAATAAGCATTGTGACACTACTGAGTTGTAAAATCTGAGGGTCAGATAGCTCAAGAGCGACGGACCTGATAATGAGCCACGAGTTCCCCAGATGCCGCGGCTTTACTCTACTTTAAAACGCGTGTTCTTATTGAATACACCAATCAAGACTTTACCAACGTGCTAACAACACCAAAACATGTCTTTCTGAAATGTTATGCAGTAGTCAAATATTGTTCTTTCAGGCCTAAATTTTTGGCAAATtactaaagaaacaaaacattttatttaaaaattatgttgtgtagcactttattttacagttctgCCGCATCTATAGTAGCTAAATACAATAATCACTCGGTACTAATCCTGAACACTGCAAAAAGTGCTTTTCTCACTTAGATTCTTTTACTTAGATTAAGTGagttttccttaaaacaagcaaaataatctatcaatggggtaagcaaaataatcttatttcagaccgagaaaaaaagattattttgcttaccccatttgcAGATTATGttgcttgttttaagcaaaaactcagttaattttgacaattttttttctgaaaacaacacAATTTTTACTTGTgtagaaaatgcttcttgatttaagattttttaggTATTTGGattggaaacaagacaaaaaaaagctaagtaagaaaagcattttttgcagtgaaccTACCGTAAACTTAACCTTAACTCATAGTTACCTTTACCCAGCACTTAAGGACGCATATGTACACATATAAGTGCACGTatagggtgattgggacacatTTTACCATTGAGGTGAATTGGAAAAGGTGTCCCAATCAACTTAATTCACCCATAAAACAAAATGCTACATATTTTGATATAAACTATATGCTGCATTGGCAAGTCAAGGTAGCCTTCGTCCAAGAGCAGCCTATCATGCACCAAACCATATAGTCCAGATGGATGTAGACTACTAGGTACCATTTTGGTGAGGTGGTACAGTAGATTTGATTGCTTGAGTAGGCTACATTTAattttgcatacaaaataagTTAAGCAAGTTAAAGAAAGACGGGTATAGTGCATGTTTTACCTTGAGCAATCAAGCTTAGGACGAAGTCAGACTGCTGAAGAGTTGGGCTGTCGACTCTGGCTGGAGTAGTTGCCATCTTCCCGCTGAAGTCTCTGTATAACTGCATCATGTACAGAGGGTACCTTGGATACGACTGGAGACTGTAGTCGGAATATGAGCCTCTCATGAGCGCGCCGGGGTTATCGATCTTCACGCACTCGACGTGTATCAGAGAAGCCGCCAAGGTAGCGAACAATATGATTGGCTGGATCGACATTGCGAATCAATGAAGTTTTCAATTGCGCGTCCGATTCCTTCTCCTGGCTCGCCTGTGGTCCGAGTGATCGGGGTGGCCGAGCTATGGACAGTGCTTTTAAAGCGTGCAGCTGGCCCCTGATGACCCCTGTCATCCTGTAGTGTCCGCGGAATCCCTGTGATCCATGAGGCACATCACAGGAGAGCAGAGCTGTCAAGTTCACTGCTTCTCGAAACTGTGCAGGCTTTAAATGCGCGAGGCGTGAGACTCTCTTGCTCTAATGTGCCCGCGACATCCTTTGATTCTGGGCCACCCAAAGGTAAACCACCATGTTAATTcaacatttgttttaatatgaATGCAGTAGCCTAGCCTACAGGCAACATTAAATTACGAATAGGCCTAAATATTTTAAGGCTGTTGTAATATGATTTTTTACTGCAAATTTGGGAGCTATAATTTAAGTGCCCGTGGAATACACAATCAGTGATTAGTCTGGGATTCTGCAATATGAAATAGCTATTAGACTTTACTCATCCATCAGCCCATAAATGAGCCTAAATAAATATGACATAAATAATAGCTTATAGTTTTTCTTGATTGCTAACACGCTATAACTGATTAATTTGGCACGATTCCCAAACCGAATTCACTTCTCAAAACGTCCCATAAACATTCCAATTTTCTTAACGATTTCTGCAAAACTCTACACAAAAAAGGCCCtcattttacacatttaaccATGTTCTCATTGGTTAACcagtataattatatatatatatatatatatatacagtactgcttgaaagtttgggaacccctttcagaatctgtgaaaatgtaacaaaataagagggatcatacaaaatgcatgtcattttttatttagtgctgtcctgagtaagatattttacatctagtccacaagacaaaaaaaaaaaaaacagctgaatTTATCAATATGACCCAATTCAAAAGTTtatgaaccattgattcttcaTACTATGTGGTTACCTGAATGATCCAtaactgggtttttttttttttttttttttgtgagttttttttgcagttaaactgagctctgttcttcagaaaaatcctccagctcctgcagattctttgattttccagcatcttctgcatatttgaaccctttccagcagtgactgaatgattttgagattcatcatttcacactgaggacaactgagtgactcaaacacaactattaaaaaaggttcaaacattcactgatgctccagaaggaaaccttttagttgtgtttgagtccctcagttgtcctcagtgtgaaaatacGGATCTCAGAATCATTCAGTCattgctggaaagggttcaaatatgcagaagatggtggaaaactgatgaatctgcaggagctggaggatttttctgaagaacagagctcagtttaactgctcaggacaaacaagagactcatgaacaaccatcacaaaaccaaaaaaacagtcatggatcatcaggtaaccacacacagtatgaagaatcaagggttcacaaacttttgagcagGTCGTTTTTATAAGTTCagctattttttaaacatttttcatgcaaaatatcttaaataacATGCATATTGTATGATCTCTCcatactacaataaccatcatgttcacacagcgacAACACTTCTgacctttatttctctcaacatggagacaggagagctgtcagtcaatgtgaaaaagtaacttgcgttacttatttgaaaaagtaacttagatatgttactttactagttacttgaaaaagtaatctaattacgtaactcaagttacttgtaatgcgttaccccaaacactgtatatatataaactcaAGTGTCACAATGTGAACTCAAATAGCACGCATTTATCCATGAGTAAATGTAGCAAAACTGATCCGAATCTCAGGATAATATAAACAGGAGCACAGGTGATTATGTGCTTTAGAAAATGCATCCTGGAGAGAGAGCTGAAAGAATCATCTACAGGACGTTTGCACTACTGACACACACAGTATAATGACAAACTGTAGCAGATGTTGTACACTCTCAAACTCGTGAttatcaaatttatttgttggGGTTTTTTTTACATGTACTCTATATTTGCAGAACTGAGAAATGATTGCCCTAAGGGAGGTAGAGGAAGTCTTTTGTCAGAAGACCAAGAAACTGCTATAGTAGTGTGCTTCATTACATTTGGCCGAAGGTGAAGAGGatgatgaaattattttttactgtaCTGTAATTGAGAGTATACTGTACTGTGTTGCACATACTGAGATCATATTCACTTCTTTGGTATTTGAACTTCTTTTATTTGAACTTTCATCTACTGTAAGGTCactttaatttaatgtaattttactgtatctGCACTTTCAATTAGTGAAGTTCACAACGTAATTTCGGGAGGAGTGAACCCATCTAATCTTTAAATTAGTGAAACTCAAACATAATCTCAAGAGGAGGGAACCCTAATTTTCAATTACATCCAGAGCATATAAGCAGCTACTCACCCTGCTCTGGCATCAGTTGTTTCgatatccctccacctccccaactcCACCACATAAAATAAGCATCTCATCTATCGTACTCCTCTTTCATGCAATAGTAGTCCCTGGGGGGTATATCcaagctcgagttgaagctgcttcctcgagcccctccacagcggacagcaagccaaatacgcttaaccttattagcttaaagattttatgaggaAACGAACTCGTGAATGTTTTTTACTGCAGTTGACATTGAGCTGcaaaatcattattatttccCAGAGGTTTTTGTTCCAGTGTTATGAATTGATCTCTCTGGTGTAGGCAGGAAAGTCTGCATATTTGTTAggttttgtgtgtcatctgaggCCAAAGTTTGATGCTGACAAAAAAGAATATGTTTTTGACTAAAGTATTTGATTCCGACCTGGTAGTTTGTGCAAACTGGTGTGTAGTTTTGAGATTGTGTTTATATAGTTGTGATAAAATGGTGAATTGTGTGTTAGCAgttgagaaaaactgtattaCTGATACCGTCCAGATCCTCTAACTGCCAACATTCACTCAAAACTGCATTGTTTGAAGATTTGGAAATCTGGAGAATGTTCTTTAAACAGCTTTAAATTCAGTTTAATTTCATAACACATATGTTAGACTATTTAAAAAGCCTATACCCCTCACAGTCACACGCATGCTCTAGTCTACATAGGCTACTTTCAGCGAATCAGACAGACTGTCACTGCTACTTCCTCAATCCTCATCTAAACACAATAAAAGGTTTGGGTGGTTTATCGGTTGAACACAGACAGCATCAGAGCAGCGCTTCTCATTCAGAGCACTGATTAAACATGATGCAGTTTGCCTTTGTCACTTTTTTCCTCTTCGCTTCTACTCTGTCTTCAGGTAAGAGAGTTTAAATATTAACTAAAGCCGGCTGTTATATTCTGCTTGAACATAACCTTGAACATAATGCTTAATAATATGAGTTTAATATAGAGACAGTTGAATTAAAGtgagcttttttatttttcaaagctGGCAGTTGATTTCCATGGTAGTTTATTTCTTAGACAAGTAGTTTATATATTCCCACATTAGCTAGAAATACTTTACATCCTCTGTTTTCTCTATAGGATGGGCAAGAAACGTCGACCTTCGGTCCACAGCACCACGAACATCCAGCCATCCCATGGTGAGTCGTGAGTGATGCATTTTCTATGTGGAAGTTTTACACTGTTCATAAACTGAGTACGCTACTACTATCCCTttacatatagcctacattttttatttatttcataaacTGCTGGCATGTACCTTGATGTCAGTTCTATTATAATAGACTACTTCAGAAGGGAAACAGAcgcttttacagtttttctcaaacCCTTTGGCTCAGTTCTcgaattagatttttttttttctctcaaaacAGTAAGTTCAGATCTCTGAATAATTTGTTTCTTGTACACATCAGATTTGAATTTCTTATAAGCAAATTGCATTTGCTTTTGGCACACGTGTGTAAAAGAGTAGGTACAATTGTCTACAATTTGCACAATAACTAAATGTACGCGAACTGATGAGTTGATTCTCAGTGAAACTGTCAAACTCTTCACAGCTTCTAAACATTCCTTCATTGTGTGAGCCTCTACATGCAAAATGATCCATGGAATCATCAAAATCTGTCAGATATGCATGCCACGCATATGCTGACACGCAATGTTTGTAATGTCTGCTAAATTGGTGATTGGCTTGCTATTGCAATGAAACAGGAATCACAATCTTACCAAACAAGTTTGGAAGCATATATATGGAGTTAGCCCAGCACAATCACTAGCATTTTTGAACATGGAGGAACACCACAACCCTActgtataattacatttttatttattcagtacatttatttttgtaaaaatgtggtACATGTATGATGTAAACTGAAAATTCACAGTTGCTTATCGTGGAAGAGCAATAGGAAGTGCAGTGGTGTTAGGGGAAAACATAGAGTGTGTAAAATGAACAAGCAATTTTCAGTTTccatgtaacacattttttcaaaaataaatgtagtgtataaataaaaatgttccttttctttttgtgtACTACAGTATTGACTTTTCTCAGTAAAGTTTTTCCTGTTGAAAGCTCAGTGAGATACACAAGAGCATTCAGCTAGACAAAACAGACATTATGTAAAGTAAGACATTATGTTTTTTGTCaacaaaaaagtatagtaaaaaTATAGAACAAACAtttccctagtgaaaaaaaccATCTAAACATTTTGACCAGTGTGGCTcacactatgaaaaaaaaaaaaaaaacacttgtttTGGTGGCTTTGGCCAATTTACTGACACATTAACTAGGTTTTGAATCAtgaaaattttcaaaaaaatgtgcCAAAGCAATTGAGAAGAACTGCAAGAAAGCAAGTACTGAATTCTCAGTATTGCCACCAGAAGCGCTATAACAGACATTAGCATGAACTGTCTTCTTCTGATGACCAGTTTTTTCTCTGGAGTCAAATACCGCTATGGTATGAAGAAATTACtcattttactgtttattaCATGGCTGGAAATGAAACCTCTGGACAGGAACTAGACTAGGGCGTATACAACCAACTGAATTGACAATCaagctattttttttctttctacatTTATCAAAGGTCTTTAACCAATTTAAccattgatatatatatatatatatcacctacaagttgtttttttatttactttatattcatctttatttactatttacaaGTGTTCTAACTTTTCTTTTAGCTAATGCATGGGGaaatgttggggaaagttacttttaaaagtactgTACTTttaatgtgttacaatattgcattacttagttactttttattaaagggttagttcacccaaaaatgaaaattatgtcattaatgaccctcatgtcgttccaaacccgtaagatctccgttcagaacacagtttaagatattttagatttagtccgagagctttctgtccctccactgaaaATGTCTGTACGGtacactgtccatgtccagaaaggcaataaaaacatcatcaaagtagttcatgtgacatcagtgggttagttagaattttttgaaacatcgaaaatacattttggtttaaaaataacaaaaactacgactttattcagcattgtcttctcttccggaatcctttccattgaattgattccatcgaattgatgtcctaatcgccaaaaaacaaccacggcggcgaaaaagtgcattaccaacgccgacagatgaaaggattcaaagGAATTAattcagtggaatcaattcaatggaatcaattcactTTTGTGTTACATTATCTCTCcagggctgggcttgcttgtttgtttggggggttttatattttaaaaaatgtcaggTATTCTGTAATTCTTGGTCAGGTTCTGCTCCATTTGGACCATTAGTAGATAAATTCTCATTTGTCActgtcttaaaggaacactccactttttttgaaaataggctcattttccaactcccctagagttaaacagttgagttttaccgttttcgaatccattcagccgaactctgtttgcacagggaacgtgccttgcaaccatggagacatttgtgagaggcgCTTGGTAATATCATTGCGTCTGCTGCACACATGGtacagcagcaaagttccttgattattacgctggaatgagagtatagttcctagccatatcagcctagaaaatcacaacttttcattttctgtcggtcttagtacacgatgtaactacagaagagtcaagttttatataggaaaaatatcaaaactctttggtcatttttgagtgagatgctaacggtgtaatcagattcaatgaactatgctaagctatgctaaaagtggtaccgccagacccaaAAATCGgttgaatggatttgaaaaagttttcaaaaaaaagtggagtgttcctttaaataatCTGTATAAGGTAGGTTGCATGAAATTGCCACCCTTCAAATAATAAAAGATCAGATCAACATCTAAAATCTGACTGTGAACCTTAAAACAAGATCTGAGAATATGGTAATTTTCACACTTCCTTCTTTCTATTAAAGATAGATTCGTTTTTTACCCGTACATCCATAAAAAAGAGGTTGTGAGAGTTTGTGGTTTTGTTAGAAACTGTATCACCATCGGTATGTACCATTCTTCTGTGTATTTTACCATCCAGgctaataaaataatacatgaCATGAGCTCACAGAATATAACCTTAATGACTGTAAGTCAACATGATATTCCACTGTCCTCATCTTTTAGATGAACAACATGTGCACCGACTGCAACAAGATCAT
Proteins encoded:
- the spaw gene encoding southpaw, with translation MSIQPIILFATLAASLIHVECVKIDNPGALMRGSYSDYSLQSYPRYPLYMMQLYRDFSGKMATTPARVDSPTLQQSDFVLSLIAQDCHQTGERWTVTFDMSSLSASDNIQLSELRIRLPAFSASRRVIVDIFHLRKQDCESDSVFCRDKRLFLGSIKSVPDTPTSTWRVFNVTELLEHWLNKETEAETEQVPTPVDREDTGSGQDLMEDTGSGGGILEPVTTKSRRRKIQHPTAERVMIVVFYKNNFSHSGQRASSLINTVAHSKYVILNRAPDAAQGRRHKRNRVERMRVQTDDRNATGIEQQQGMLCRRVDMWVDFDQIGWDEWIVHPKRYNAYRCEGECPSPLDESFNPTNHAYMQSLLKLYHPERVTCPSCAPTRLSPLSMLYYEGDGVVMRHHEDMIVEECGCQ